The Mycolicibacterium duvalii DNA window CGCGATTCAGCCTTTCACGAAGACAACAATTTTCAAATTCTGTTGTTCGGACTATAGGCTAGAGATCTTGTAGTGTTCTCGTCAATGGTGAGTGCAGAGCGGCAGGATGCCGGCGAGCGGAACACACACTGGGGCACCAATGTGCCGACCAGCGACGATGAAGCACGCGAGAGATTGCTGGACGCCGCCGACGCCTGCTACGCCGAACGAGGTGTGGCGCGGACTCGGATCGACCACATTGCCCAGGTGGCCGGCGTGCACCGGACGACGGTGTACTCCTATTTCCCGTCGAAGAGCGCGATCATTTCGGCATCGTTCGTGCGATCGGCCCGCTCGGTCCTCACCGCGGCGAAGGCCAACTTCCACACCGACGAGCCATTCACCGAGCAACTGATCAAGGCCACGCTGCACGGACTACAGGGGACCCGAAACTCGCCGGCGATGGCGTTGCTGCTGCGCCCCGGTGAGTCGGCCGGACTGACCATGCACGCCGCGATGGCATCAGAGGAATGGCACGCCTTGGCCGGGGAGACCCTGGGCCCACCGTTGGCCCAGGCCGTGGCCGACGGTCACGTGCGCGCCGACGTGCCGATCGAGGCGATCCTGCGGTGGATATGGCGGGTCAGCTTCAGCCTGGCGACCGAGCCCGGTGCACCGCACGACGGCGGCGATGAAGGTGTGCTGCGCAACTTCCTGATCGCGTCCGTGATCGCGCCGCCGCCTGGGCCACCGAATCGCAACTGACAGGACAGGATCCGAGCTACAGGGCCACGCCGCCGCAACCCCTCAGCGACGAACCATCGGCACGATCATCTCGGCGACCACTGCGATCATCTCGTCGCGATCGACGGCAACCGTCTGCCGGTGCAGGGTGTACCAGGCCTGGTCCAGGAGCCCGGTGACGGCGACGCCGATGACCTCCGGTGAGTGTGCGCCGTCCCCGGCGATGGCCTGGCCCAGCTTCCAGGACACCCGCGTCACCATCCGGTTGCGCGAGGCGCGGAACTCATCGTCGTCGGGCGCCGAGTAGGCCGAGGCCATCACGAACGCGCCGTGCCGATCCATGAAGTCGAAGTAGTGGCCGACCCACTCGCGGACGTCAGCCGGACCGAACGGCGCGGCGGCCTCGGACCACTCGGCGACGACCGCGAGGACCTCTCGGTAGCTGTTCTGGCCGAGGACGTTGAAGATCTCGCGCTTGTCCTTGAAGTAGGTGTAGAAACCGGCCCGCGATATGCCACAGGCCTCGGTGATCGCGTTGATCGGCGTACCCGAGTAGCCGCGTTCCAGGAACAGCCGGCGGCTGGCGTCCAGGATTGCCGAACGCGTCCGCTCTCCACGACTGCTGTCGGTCAGATCATTCGATCGGGCATCGGATATCACCGTCATGCCAGGAATCTATATGACACCACCGTCAAGTGCAATCACCGCTGGCAAGAGCAGTTTGACGCCCATTTAACAAGCACACTTGACATATACGTCAAGTTGCGCAAAGCTCGGTTCAAGCCCAAGAAGCAAGCAGTGAGAGGCACAGCGATGACACAGTCCACCGATCAGTTCACAGACGCGCCGATCTTCGATGCCGACCAGCACATGTACGAGACACCCGACGCGCTGCTGAAGTTCCTGCCGGAGAAGTACAAGTCGAAGGTGCAGTTCGTCAAGATCGGCCGACACACCCGGATCGCGATCCTGAACAAGATCACCGACTACATGCCGAATCCGACGTTCGAGCGGGTCGCCGCTCCGGGAGCGCACGAGAAGTTCTACTCCGGCCAGAACCCCGAGGGACTGTCGATGCGCGAGATGTCTGGGCGTGGCATCGACTGCCCGCCGGGTGCGCGCAACCCCGAGGACCGCATCGCCGAGCTCAACGGCCAAGGCGTCGACGCGTGCTTGAACTACCCCACCCTGGCCAATCTGGTCGAGCACTCCTCAGCCGAGGATCCCGAGTTGACCGCCGCGATCATCCACGCCCTCAACCAGTGGATGCTCGAACACTGGGGCTTCAACCACGCCGACCGGATCTACTCCACCCCCGTCCTCACCCTGGGCATCCTCGACGAAGCTCGCCGCGAACTCGACTACATCCTGGAGAACGGGGCCAAGGTCGCCCTGATCAAACCGGCCCCGGTCAAGGGCTACAAGGGTTGGCGCTCACCGGCGCTGCCGGAGTTCGATCCGTTCTGGCGCGATGTCGAGGCCGCTGGTCTGCCGATCGTGCTGCACGCCAGCCAACCGCCGCTGCAGGAATACATCGAGATGTGGGAACCGGCCGATACCAGCAGCGCATTCGAGATGTCGGCGTTCAAGTGGACCGCCCTCGGACACCGCGAGATTGCTGACATGCTGACCAGCCTAATCTGCCACGGCACCCTGTCCCGGTTCCCGAACTTGCGGATCGCCAGCGTCGAGAACGGAAGTGCTTGGATCAAGCCACTCTTCGACGATCTAGCGTCGACCTATGGCAAGATGCCGCAGAACTTCCCGGAACACCCGCACGACGTGTTCCGCCGCAACTGCTGGGTCAGTCCGTTCTGGGAGGGCTCGGTGGCCGACGTCGTCGAGACGGTCGGCTGGGACAAGGTGATGTTCGGTTCCGACTGGCCCCACCCAGAGGGCCTGGCCACTCCGAAGGGTTACTTCAAGTACGCCGAGGGCATGGACGTTCGCCGCACCTATGACTTCATGGGTGACAATGCGCGCCGCTTCATGGGCCTGCCGATCGCCAACCCCGACCCCGACGCCATCAAGCCGCCCGCGCTGGCCAACGCCTAAGGCAAAATTCCGGCGCTAGGTCTGGGGACCGTCACCGGCCGCGAGTCGCTACGCGGCCGGTGTACGGGGCGAGGTCGACGACCGACAGGATGCCGGGCCGAGCCGCGCAGACGGCGGGGATGGCGTTGACGACGTGATTGGCACAGGCCAGGCGACCGCCGAGGGCACCGGCGTGACGGCCGTCGAACACCATCTGGACGTCGAAGTCGGGCTTGCCCCGGACGATGACCCGATACACGCCGTTGTCGCCGAGTTGGGGACGATCCCATTGCGGCGCAGCGCTTTCGTGGCCGAAGTTCACGTGCTCGGCGACCACGAGAGGTGCGCCGTCGACGATCGCCTGGATCTGGAACCGGATCGCGCCGACGGTTCCGGCAGGTACGACGCCGGCGGCCATCTCGAAGTCTTCGTTCGTGACCCAGACGTCGCGTTGCAGCTGCAGTCGCTCAGGTTCGGCCCCGAGCTGGCGGGTAAGCCAGAGGACGGCGGCACCCCACAGCGTGTCGTAGGAAACCGGTCCACCGGGAACGAACATCGCGCCCACGTAATCGGCGGGCTTGCCAAACCCCATGACGTCGAAGATGAATCGACGGTCCGGGTAATTCCCGTAGTTGAAGTACTCGGTGGTCAGGACCGATTCGATGTTCGAGCAGATGGACAACATCGTGATCGGGAACTGGGTGGTGATGAAGCCGGGTTCGATGCCGGTGGTGAAGAAGCTGGCCTGGCCACGTTCGGCGGCACGCTCCACCGTCGTCACCACTGACGGGTTGACCGAAGACGGGTCCACGAGCCCACTCAGCACCAGCGTGGAGACGTTCACACCCCGCTCGAGGAACGCTGAAATCTGTTGGACGGCTTCATCTTCACGACCCATTGTCGGTGCGAAATAACCCAGGGCGTCCACATCGAGCGCGAGGAGTCCGGCGAGGTCGTCGGTGGCCTGCACCCCGACCGGAGGTAGACCGACAAGCTCCCCGGCGTCACGGCCAAGTTTGTCCGGCGTATGGGCGAGCAGGCCGACCAACTCGAGGTCGGGGTGTCCGATTACCGACCGGAGCCCGTGTTCACCGATGGTTCCTGTTCCGCAGTGGATTACGCGCCGTCGTCGTCCGGTCATGGCGCCGTCCAGTACGCACAGGGCCGCAGCGGCCACACCAGGTCCATCAGCAGTACCTCCTCGAAGAGTGCTGTGTTGGAGCCACCGCCCGGTGACCTGCGCGAGCACACACAGCGCGATCTACCTATGGCGTCATCTCTGCAGGCAGCCCGGCCGCCTGACGGATGTGGGCGAACGCGTCGACCATCGCGCGGGTCACCTCGTGTGGATCGTCGAACGTCGCGTCGTCCGCGAGTACCGAGATGTTGAGCTTGCCCACATAGCTCCAGACGGTGATGTTGACTCCCACGCCGAAGGTGAGCGGCCCGACTGACAAGAACTCCTCGATCGGCGCGCCATCGATCCGCGCCGGTTGCTGCGGCCCCGGCACGTTCGACACCGGAACATTGATCAGCCTGTTGGGAGAATCACTGATCGCGATGCGGCGAAACATCCACTCCGTCAGTGCAGGTGGAGCGTAGCTGGCCCACCGGCTGACAAGTTCGGGACCGAGCAGCGCAGTGTTCTCCTTGCCGATCATCGCGCCGATCCGGGACAGGCGCACCCACTCGAGCGGATCGGAGACGTGCGTCGGAAGCGACACCAGCACCGTTCCCAGCGCGTTGCCCGAGATCCGCTCCGGTGACGTATCGATGCTCATCGGCACGCCACACAGCAGGGGCTCGTCGGCATGTCCGTCGTACTTCAGCAGCAGAGTGCGAAGGGCACCCGTGCTGATCGCAAGCACCATGTCGTTGATCGTGACACCTAGATGCTTGCCGGTCGCCTTGACGTCGTCGAGCTCGAGCGTGGCGCTGGCGAAGGTGCGTCCAGGTGACACGACGTGGTTCAGAAAGGTCGCCGGGGGGTGAAAGTTGCGAGCAAGCCCGGGTGTGGACGTGGACTTGCGGCGCACCCGCCGTACCCCTTTGGCCGTGTCCCACACTAGGCGAGGAAGCTCCTTGAGATGGTCGACGTGATTGCGCATCGCGTACCGGATCAGTTGCGCATCCGAGGGGATGGGGTCCGCGCGATAGTCGTCTCGCTCGGATTGCGGGGCGTTCGGAAGATCCGTTCCACGCGCCAACAGATTCGCTGAGGCGACGCCGTCAGCCAGGGCGTGGTGGACCTTGCCGATAATGGCGAACCGATTGTCCGCCATGCCCTCGACGAAGTGGAACTCCCACAGCGGCCGGCTGCGATCCAGCGGAGTCCCTGCCACCTCACCGATCGCCGCATCGAGTTCCCGGCGACCACCGGGCGGGCTGATCGTCATGCGCCGGACATGATAGTCGAGGTCGACGTCGCAGTTCTCCAACCACATCGCGCGATGGAACCGGCCTGGAATCTCGACCAATTGATACCGCAGCGGCTCGAGCAGGTGAAGCCGCCGTGCCAACGTCTGGCGGAAGCGGTCGAATCCGAACCCCTCACAGTCCGATGCGTCGATCACCGCCACCTTGAGGGTGTGCTGGTGCAAGTTGGGAGTCTCGTTGTACAGCAGGACCGCGTCCCAGCCGCCAAGCCTCTTCACCACTCCTCCAGCATCCGCATCGGAATCAGGATATTCCGGTACCCACCGTGCGCGCTGGATAACATCTAAATGTCTAACGACTTCTATTCAGGGGGCCAGGTGAATCCATCCGACATCGAGCAGTCGGCCATTACCAAGTGGGATCCAGAACTGACCGAACGGCTGATGGGTTTGATCCGGCCGATCATCAAGGGCTGGCACCGCGCTGAGGTGCGTGGACTCGACGATTTCCCGCCCGGCGGCGCGCTGGTGGTCGCGAACCACTCGGGCGGGTTGTTCGCGATGGACGTGCCGGTCTTCGCCACCGATTTCTACGCCAAGTTCGGCTACGGCCGGGGCGTCTACACGCTCAGCCACGACATCCTCTTCTTGGGGCCGACGGGCGACTTCTTGAAGCGGACCGGTTTCATTCCGGCCAGCCACCAGAACGCCGACGAGGCCTTACGCGCCGGTGGTGTCGTCGTGGTCTTTCCCGGCGGCGACTACGACGTCTACCGGCCGACGACAGCGGAGAACACGATCGACTTCGGCGGCCGCACCGGCTATGTACGCGTTGCCCTGAATGCCCGCGTGCCGATCGTGCCGTCGGTATCGACCGGCGGCCAGGAGAACCAGTTGTTCCTCACCCGTGGCGAGTGGTTGGCGAAGGCGACGCGGCTGGACAAACTTCTTCGGGTCAAGATACTGCCGATCTCCTTCGGTTTCCCGTTCGGTGTGAGCGCAGTGCTTCCGGTCAATCTGCCGCTGCCGACCAAGATTGTTACGCACGTGCTGCCACCCATCGACGTGGTCGCAGAGTTCGGCGAGGACCCAGATGTAGACGAGGTCGACGCCCACGTCCGGCACGTCATGCAACAAGCCCTCGACGCGCTCGCCACCGAACGTCGCTTCCCTGTGATCGGTTGAGCCGCCGATGACCCTCCTCGAACGACTGAATCAGACAGCCGGCCTGCTGGTCACCCTGGCTCGCGCGGGTGTGCTGGCCCCGATGCGGCCCGATCGTTATGTGCGCATGGCAGCGGCGGTCCGGCGCGAGGGGATGAGCGCCGCAACGGGGTTCGCGATCGCCGCCCAACGGTGCCCCGACCGTTGCGCTCTGATCGACGAACTCGGAACGCTGACCTGGCGTGAACTCGATCAGCGCAGCGACGCGTTGGCCGCGGCGTTGCAGGGTCTGCCCGACGATGTCAACGTCATCGGGATCATGGCCCGCAACCACCGCGGGTTCGTCGAGTCACTCATCGCCGCCAACAGGATCGGCGCGGACGTACTGCTGCTGAACACGTCGTTCGCCGGGCCGGCACTGGCCGAGGTGCTGGCCCGCGAGGAAGTGGACGTCGTCATCTACGACGAGGAATTCGCTCCGTCCATCTCCCGGGCACTCAAGGACCGCCCACAGGCGGCCCAGATCGTGGCATGGACGGACGATCCCGGCGCACACGCAACCAACGTCGCCGGACTGATCGAAGCGCACCTCGGTCAACGTCCCGCTCCGTCCGAACGCACCTCGAAGCTCATCCTGCTGACCTCGGGTACCACCGGATCTCCCAAGGGCGCCAAGCATGCTGGTGGCGGTGCCGACGCGTTGAAGTCGATTCTCGACCGCACTCCGTGGCGGGCCGAGGAGACCACCGTCATCGTCGCGCCCATGTTCCACGCTTGGGGCTTCGGACAATTGGCGTTCGCGGCTCTGATGGCGTGCACCATCGTGACCCGCCGCAAGTTCGACCCCGAGGCCACCCTGGCCCTCGTCGACGAACACCGCGCCACCGGACTGTGCGTCGTGCCGGTCATGTTCGACCGGATCGTCGACCTGCCCGATGACGTTCTCGCCCGCTATAGCGGCCGCTCACTGCGCTTTGCGGCCGCCTCGGGTTCACGGATGCGCCCCGACGTCGTCATCAAGTTCATGGATCGGTTCGGTGACGTCATCTACAACAACTACAACGCCACCGAGGCGGGCATGATTGCGACGGCAACACCTGAGGACCTGCGTTCGGCGCCCGACACCGCCGGCAGGCCCGCCGGGGGAACCGACATCCGCATCCTCGATAGCGAGTTTCGCGGACAACCCACCGGAGAAGTCGGCACGATCTATGTGCGCAACTCCACTCAGTTCGACGGCTACACCTCCGGGGCCACCAAGGACTTTCACGACGGCTACATGTCCTCTGGCGACGTCGGCTACCTCGATGCGGCCGGGCGGTTGTTCGTGGTCGGCCGTGACGATGAGATGATCGTCTCCGGCGGTGAGAACGTCTATCCGATCGAGGTGGAGAAGACGCTTGCTGCCCACCCCGACGTCGCGGAGGCCGCGGTGCTGGGCGTCGACGACGCGCAGTACGGCCAGCGCCTCACGGCGTTCGTCGTCCTGACCGATGCAGCGTCCGCGACGCCCGACACGCTCAAGGCGCACGTCCGGGAAAACCTGGCGAACTACAAGGTGCCCCGCGAACTCCTGGTACTCAACGAACTGCCCCGCGGCAGCACGGGCAAGATCGTCCGTGCCGAACTTCGAGCCGTTCTCGAACGGAACGCGACCAAGGACTCAAATCAGGACTAGCCCACCCTCGGTCGGTTCGAAGTTGAAGAACGTCGACACGGCGAAGTCGCCTAAGGCCAGCAGAATCTGGTCGAACAATCCCAGTGGAGTGCTCGGTACCGGCACAGCGGTCGCCGTCGCGCTGCCCGCGCGAGTCGGAATCTGGATGGTTGCGCCCGCCGCAGCGTAGCTGCCCTCGTCGGTTCCCGCGAACATGTCGTTGGCCCAGCCCGCGATCAGACTTTTGGCCGCCTCGACATTCTCGGTCAGCGGATTTCCCGTGACGACGTTGGCAATGAATTGGACGATCGGATTCCCGCCCTGCATCGTGTCGACGTGTGAACCACCGGCCAGTTGGAACCCGTTGAATGCGTGGGGTCGCTGAGCCGCCAACGCGTCGCTGACGGCACCATACCCGCTCAAGAAGGAGCCGGCCGACGACAAGTTGTACACCGGCAGCGTCGCCGGTAGGTCGCCCAACGCGAGGAAGTCGCGGTCGTTGGAGACTCCGTCGAGCAGCACGATGCCGGCCACGTCGGCGATCGTGCCGTCGTCCATGGCACCCGCCGCGCCGACGACGGCCTGGGCGCCGTAGGAGTGACCCATCAGCACGACGCGCTGCCCCAGGGCCACGTCGTAGTTGAGGGCCTGGCTCGCGCTGT harbors:
- a CDS encoding TetR/AcrR family transcriptional regulator — protein: MVSAERQDAGERNTHWGTNVPTSDDEARERLLDAADACYAERGVARTRIDHIAQVAGVHRTTVYSYFPSKSAIISASFVRSARSVLTAAKANFHTDEPFTEQLIKATLHGLQGTRNSPAMALLLRPGESAGLTMHAAMASEEWHALAGETLGPPLAQAVADGHVRADVPIEAILRWIWRVSFSLATEPGAPHDGGDEGVLRNFLIASVIAPPPGPPNRN
- a CDS encoding TetR/AcrR family transcriptional regulator; the protein is MTVISDARSNDLTDSSRGERTRSAILDASRRLFLERGYSGTPINAITEACGISRAGFYTYFKDKREIFNVLGQNSYREVLAVVAEWSEAAAPFGPADVREWVGHYFDFMDRHGAFVMASAYSAPDDDEFRASRNRMVTRVSWKLGQAIAGDGAHSPEVIGVAVTGLLDQAWYTLHRQTVAVDRDEMIAVVAEMIVPMVRR
- a CDS encoding amidohydrolase family protein, which codes for MTQSTDQFTDAPIFDADQHMYETPDALLKFLPEKYKSKVQFVKIGRHTRIAILNKITDYMPNPTFERVAAPGAHEKFYSGQNPEGLSMREMSGRGIDCPPGARNPEDRIAELNGQGVDACLNYPTLANLVEHSSAEDPELTAAIIHALNQWMLEHWGFNHADRIYSTPVLTLGILDEARRELDYILENGAKVALIKPAPVKGYKGWRSPALPEFDPFWRDVEAAGLPIVLHASQPPLQEYIEMWEPADTSSAFEMSAFKWTALGHREIADMLTSLICHGTLSRFPNLRIASVENGSAWIKPLFDDLASTYGKMPQNFPEHPHDVFRRNCWVSPFWEGSVADVVETVGWDKVMFGSDWPHPEGLATPKGYFKYAEGMDVRRTYDFMGDNARRFMGLPIANPDPDAIKPPALANA
- a CDS encoding NAD(P)H-dependent amine dehydrogenase family protein, with the translated sequence MAAAALCVLDGAMTGRRRRVIHCGTGTIGEHGLRSVIGHPDLELVGLLAHTPDKLGRDAGELVGLPPVGVQATDDLAGLLALDVDALGYFAPTMGREDEAVQQISAFLERGVNVSTLVLSGLVDPSSVNPSVVTTVERAAERGQASFFTTGIEPGFITTQFPITMLSICSNIESVLTTEYFNYGNYPDRRFIFDVMGFGKPADYVGAMFVPGGPVSYDTLWGAAVLWLTRQLGAEPERLQLQRDVWVTNEDFEMAAGVVPAGTVGAIRFQIQAIVDGAPLVVAEHVNFGHESAAPQWDRPQLGDNGVYRVIVRGKPDFDVQMVFDGRHAGALGGRLACANHVVNAIPAVCAARPGILSVVDLAPYTGRVATRGR
- a CDS encoding WS/DGAT/MGAT family O-acyltransferase, yielding MKRLGGWDAVLLYNETPNLHQHTLKVAVIDASDCEGFGFDRFRQTLARRLHLLEPLRYQLVEIPGRFHRAMWLENCDVDLDYHVRRMTISPPGGRRELDAAIGEVAGTPLDRSRPLWEFHFVEGMADNRFAIIGKVHHALADGVASANLLARGTDLPNAPQSERDDYRADPIPSDAQLIRYAMRNHVDHLKELPRLVWDTAKGVRRVRRKSTSTPGLARNFHPPATFLNHVVSPGRTFASATLELDDVKATGKHLGVTINDMVLAISTGALRTLLLKYDGHADEPLLCGVPMSIDTSPERISGNALGTVLVSLPTHVSDPLEWVRLSRIGAMIGKENTALLGPELVSRWASYAPPALTEWMFRRIAISDSPNRLINVPVSNVPGPQQPARIDGAPIEEFLSVGPLTFGVGVNITVWSYVGKLNISVLADDATFDDPHEVTRAMVDAFAHIRQAAGLPAEMTP
- a CDS encoding 1-acyl-sn-glycerol-3-phosphate acyltransferase, with translation MSNDFYSGGQVNPSDIEQSAITKWDPELTERLMGLIRPIIKGWHRAEVRGLDDFPPGGALVVANHSGGLFAMDVPVFATDFYAKFGYGRGVYTLSHDILFLGPTGDFLKRTGFIPASHQNADEALRAGGVVVVFPGGDYDVYRPTTAENTIDFGGRTGYVRVALNARVPIVPSVSTGGQENQLFLTRGEWLAKATRLDKLLRVKILPISFGFPFGVSAVLPVNLPLPTKIVTHVLPPIDVVAEFGEDPDVDEVDAHVRHVMQQALDALATERRFPVIG
- the fadD12 gene encoding acyl-CoA ligase FadD12, which gives rise to MTLLERLNQTAGLLVTLARAGVLAPMRPDRYVRMAAAVRREGMSAATGFAIAAQRCPDRCALIDELGTLTWRELDQRSDALAAALQGLPDDVNVIGIMARNHRGFVESLIAANRIGADVLLLNTSFAGPALAEVLAREEVDVVIYDEEFAPSISRALKDRPQAAQIVAWTDDPGAHATNVAGLIEAHLGQRPAPSERTSKLILLTSGTTGSPKGAKHAGGGADALKSILDRTPWRAEETTVIVAPMFHAWGFGQLAFAALMACTIVTRRKFDPEATLALVDEHRATGLCVVPVMFDRIVDLPDDVLARYSGRSLRFAAASGSRMRPDVVIKFMDRFGDVIYNNYNATEAGMIATATPEDLRSAPDTAGRPAGGTDIRILDSEFRGQPTGEVGTIYVRNSTQFDGYTSGATKDFHDGYMSSGDVGYLDAAGRLFVVGRDDEMIVSGGENVYPIEVEKTLAAHPDVAEAAVLGVDDAQYGQRLTAFVVLTDAASATPDTLKAHVRENLANYKVPRELLVLNELPRGSTGKIVRAELRAVLERNATKDSNQD